A stretch of the Rosa rugosa chromosome 5, drRosRugo1.1, whole genome shotgun sequence genome encodes the following:
- the LOC133711788 gene encoding uncharacterized protein LOC133711788 → MLCSVLFWEGKEPGSEITRADVKMFISDQSIANNWIDCYGEMLKDELQNESSQSLGRSAFMHSMCWYSTIHLTVRNLHQYLCEPLFQNMGKCSMLFFPITHNEEFHHTLLVFDKDILQWLHFDSMKPRRAGTGECFKSIKKLVEMVELWMRAVKDQADDMLQQGCRMKFDKSQSTHTKLKMVESILSDDEIRTISWIKENYDGGRIPLNHARICPQQDQGSLDCGPFVMYYMDRMAKEEKLPNKVTKAFPVVF, encoded by the exons ATGTTATGCAGCGTATTATTCTGGGAGGGAAAAGAGCCTGGAAGCGAAATCACAAGGGCAGATGTCAAAATGTTCATAAGCGATCAATCAATAGCAAACAACTGGATTGATTGCTATGGGGAAATGTTGAAGGATGAACTGCAAAACGAAAGTTCACAAAGTTTGGGAAGATCTGCTTTTATGCATAGCATGTGTTGG tattcgacaatacatttaactgtgagaaacctccatcaatacttgtgtgagccgctgttccaaaacatgggaaaatgcagcatgcttttcttcccaattacccataatgaagaatttcaccacacgctcttggtctttgacaaggacatactgcaatggctgcattttgattcaatgaaaccaagaagagcaggaacaggggagtgctttaaaagtataaaaaaattg GTTGAAATGGTCGAGCTGTGGATGAGAGCAGTGAAAGATCAAGCAGATGATATGCTGCAGCAAGGCTGCCGAATGAAATTTGACAAGAGTCAAAGcactcacacaaaattaaagatGGTTGAAAGTATTTTGAGCGATGACGAAATAAGAACAATAAGCTGGATAAAGGAAAATTATGATGGTGGAAGGATCCCTTTGAACCATGCCAGAATCTGCCCCCAACAAGACCAAGGATC attagattgcggaccttttgtaatgtattacatggacagaatggcaaaagaggagaagctgccaaacaaagtcaccaaa